A stretch of Lactiplantibacillus brownii DNA encodes these proteins:
- a CDS encoding KxYKxGKxW signal peptide domain-containing protein: MRLKQLQRTNLTKTHYLLYKSGKKWCTALVTLVGGSLLGAALFMQPVTATAATTATTNTGTTTTLVTSAAATSTAASSASVTSAASTKTVNSSAAATDTAPVSVASNQTSVAARAGTISAATSAGANSSVMSGQTSATPVSATSMATSATTSNTSTVTSATTSAVTSSASAATSATNPVTSTATSTASATTTAATVPDSTVVTFGDPGIEAAFQTDLGVTGEVTVGDIRNFKGSVFYVGIDYSPIIVTGTLAGMQDLQYLPSTTTVTLVTQ; the protein is encoded by the coding sequence ATGCGTTTAAAGCAATTACAACGAACTAATTTAACTAAAACGCATTATTTATTATATAAATCAGGTAAAAAGTGGTGTACCGCTTTGGTCACTTTGGTTGGTGGCAGCTTATTAGGGGCTGCGTTATTCATGCAGCCTGTAACGGCAACTGCTGCGACCACTGCAACGACTAATACGGGTACCACAACAACATTAGTTACTAGTGCAGCAGCAACGAGTACGGCAGCTTCAAGTGCTTCGGTGACCAGTGCTGCAAGCACTAAGACAGTCAACTCAAGTGCAGCAGCGACCGACACGGCACCAGTTAGTGTCGCTTCCAACCAGACATCCGTTGCGGCCCGTGCTGGAACCATTTCAGCGGCGACGAGCGCGGGTGCTAACAGCAGTGTTATGAGCGGCCAAACTAGTGCGACGCCAGTTTCAGCAACCAGCATGGCAACTAGTGCGACAACCAGCAACACGTCAACGGTTACGAGTGCAACAACTAGCGCCGTAACGAGCTCCGCTTCAGCAGCAACGAGTGCGACTAATCCTGTTACGAGTACCGCAACGAGTACGGCCAGTGCGACAACAACTGCCGCAACAGTGCCAGACAGTACGGTCGTGACCTTTGGTGATCCGGGCATCGAAGCCGCCTTTCAAACAGACTTGGGTGTCACTGGTGAGGTAACTGTTGGTGATATTCGAAACTTTAAAGGCAGTGTCTTCTACGTCGGGATTGATTATAGTCCAATCATAGTTACGGGGACTTTAGCCGGGATGCAAGATTTGCAGTACTTGCCAAGTACCACAACGGTTACTTTAGTGACGCAATAA